gtttcacttaaatgagtgaaacGGCATCGTTTTGGGGCTCGGAGGTTTAAAAAAACACAGAGCACAGCGCCATAGGTTtaataaccccccccccccccctccttccTTGCATCGTCTTCTTCCTCGCGCCACGTCTGAATCGTCTGCAACCCTTCACAGAGACGCCGTTCTTCTTCTTTGCAGCATCCCTCTGTCACAGAGATGCCAACAACAAACCGAAGACTGCGCCAACACACGTCGAGACCGATGGGATCGGTTTCCCTCCCACAGTCGACCAGTTTCAGCCAGTTCTAAACAGCTTTCTCCCACGTCGGTGGGGTCTCAGTTTTGCGCCGAAACCAATGCTGATACATCAGTGTACAGCCCTAAAAAGCATACCTTATGTCATCCATATCACAAAATTACTTTCCAAATTAAAGAGACCCCAGTTTCCAAATATAGGGGAACTCTCACAAGGGAGGAGGGATAGAGACCCTCTCAGGCTCTCCTAAACTTCTCTTGGTTTCATCCACTGGTGTGGTCATTCAGGTCATCTGTCACTTAAtgttaattaaaacaaaacttttTAAACATGCAGAAAAGACCACTCCTTTTTCTTCCAATAAAGGTGAGATCTCTTTTCTGTCTATATTGACCTTATTAATATCAACATCTTCAACACaatcttttaaattttcaaatcatatgacatttgaatttttaaatagatCTGTAATTGATCTGGCGCAATACCAGATGTCATAAAAGATTTTCTATAGTTTGAacaaactatatttttttcaaattccattgGGTGCGTTGCCTCCATTGGCCACAATGGAGCCCAAATATGCAACTGTACAAGTAGCCAATATGAGTGCACAATCTCTATATTTATGGATTTGTATTGTTGTCTCTAGTGGCTAACAATAGGTTCTTATGCATACATTGTTCATATTATGCTGTCAATCATTATGAAGATGCacattctaattgttagtgtATACTATCTATGAATAGATTTCATTCACCATCCTAGGAGATGTTATTGCTCTACCTTTACTGCATTCCCGATTTGTATTTCCTCATTACAAGTTGCTTTATTTTGTAGGATATCTGTCACATTTGTTGACAAGGATGGAGAGGAAAAGCACATAAAGGTCCCTATTGGAATGTCTATGCTAGAAGCTGCTCATGAAAACGATATAGAACTTGAAGGCAAGGATTCTGATGCTTATAAAAGAACTTGGCATTTTGGACACATTACTGAACTCTAGATGGGCATTCTGATAAATATACTTTTTGAGTACTGCCCTTGCAACTGTATAATGGGGCTCCCTCCCTCTTCTACCACCCATCCCCAACATCACTTATTTCAGCTGGACAAAAACTGATGGATGAGTTATTTTCTTGGCGACAGATTTGTGTTTCTTTGATCCTCTTTACAAAATCTAATGTTCTGTTTTCCATGTCGTAACAGGAGCATGTGAAGGTTCACTTGCCTGTTCAACGTGTCACGTGATTGTTATGGTATGGTTTTGGCTACATGTACCAAAGCAAGTGTAGTTTTGGACTTTCGTCAGTGTTTAGGTCGACATTTTATTGAGCGGAAATTTGAGGGGCTAACTATTGAATCTTATGTTAGGACATGGAGCAGTACAATAAGTTAGAAGACCCTacagatgaggaaaatgacatgTTGGATCTTGCCTTTGGGCTTACAGAAACGTTAGTTCCTTTTGCACAAAGCATTTTTATTTCGTCCAATCGGGATTATATGTtgcattgttttgtttttcctttggtCTTTTTGTTCTGGGGGACGAACTAAGATTTATTTCtatgttttggattttttttcagGTCTCGTTTGGGTTGTCAAGTGATTGCAAAACCTGAACTTGATGGAATTCGTTTGGCGATTCCCCGTGCCACACGAAACTTTGCTGTAGATGGTTTTGTTCCAAAACCACACTAGATAAAGGATGCAATCATCCCAGTTTTGTAGCTCTTATATTCTACTTGATAAACTAGAACCAATTGGTCAGCGATCATGGTTCTTCAATTCATTATTGTTTATAATGATGCTGAGTTAACCTGGTTGACGATAAATCCATAGGTGACATGCTTAAGGTGCTGAGTTTTAAGCTGTTTGACAATAATTTTGCACATCACACGTCAAAGAAAAAGGCTACCCTTTGTAACAAAGGTTTTGTTCTTAGTCATTATGATATTGTTCTTCCCTGGAGCAGGCCTCCATTTCAATGGACCTCTTTTTCGTACAATTGAGTTAATTTCTTTCGAAAGTCTTCATTTCACCAATCACCAATATTATTGCATATAATTGGTGTACGTGGCACAATATGAACTATAATTTTAATCATCAGCCTCTAAGAGCGTCCATAATTTGAGCTGTTGGGCATATCATTTCCAGCTCGCCAGTTGTTCGGTGTACTCATTTGAGGTACATAAATACTATGTTATTAAAACTCACTTTGCTGCTAACCTTTATTACGACGACTCACTTCGTTCGCTGCTAATAGCTTTAGTATTATTAGCTGTGAATTCGATTGCTTCATTTGTTGGAAATCAGAACGTAAACAAATGGATGAAATAAAAGCAGTGAAATAGAAGAATATTGATCTCAGAAAATCCAAAATAACGAATGAAAAGCCACTTTGCTTCAAAAGAAGGTATTTTTACAAGATGGGGACTAATCTCGGTAAAGCTCGTCTCATAGATTCGGTTGGGATATAAAGTTATAAATCCCTCATCACTATCTAATTGATCCACTTCAACAGACATTTTGccttcttcctctctttttgtttgatttgtAGGTTCCACCTTCATGCCGAATTGCCGCTTAAGAAACCAtgccctttttttcctttcagccAATTAACCAGTGGTCCAGTACAACTTCAGTACAATGAGTGAGTACAATCTAGATTCTAGGCcgcccatttttttttttttttaccatttcACAAGTCCCACCTTGCCACCCATGCATAAAGAAAGACTATAAACAATCATTGAGTCAATTTATTTGAATTAGGTCATGATCTTGTGAAGATCCCTCAAAAGTTATGACATTTGATAATGTGACAAAGTGTAATAGAACAAGAAAAAGATGGAAACACTTAAATATTTAGAACATATTTAacttttggttttgtttggattttaaggttttatttaaaaagggagaaaagagagataAAAAGATAAGAATACCATATATCTGTTATCCAAAATtgctttataattattaaaatataacttaatttCAAAGTTGTTAATTAGTagcctcatatatatataaagagggaaaaagaaaacaaaataattagtaTTATTTGAAGTTTGTTTATTTGGTGTTTCTAAAGTCAAAAGTGAGTTAGTTGAGTTTCTCCTCTCAAAACCTTATCTTCTTTACAAGTATTAATTCAATTGTTAACATTTCTTTATACAAAGACAGACGTAGTGTCTCGTCAGGTGTGGCTTTCAGAGAACACAAGTCTTCAATTTGGTACGTTCCATAACAAACCATACCAAATGATTCCAGTTTTTCTAGAAAAGTAACACCTAACCTCATACCTTTACCCAATTGCATGCACACCTAGCCAGTTAAGTTAGACTCATGCAAATTAAACCAATCGACGTCCCTCGATTCTAGTCATGAGAGGTAGATCGATCTAGAAATTTATCTTTGAAGAGTActgaattattattaaaatatatgaattagAGATATatgacatattatatatattaatagttattaaAGTCTGCATAGATAGATAAGAGTTCTCcttctttaatgaaaaaaaaaaaaattaatatatttctcATTAACTAGCTAGAAGGAAAAGTTTTAgaaagaacataacaaagagtataaaaaatatgataagttTGAAGGAGACTCAAAGaagaatatatagaaaaaaattatatcctatgagtttttttaatatatagcttttgcatttttaaaatttccaaagaaaaaattttaaattcttaagaaaatctcaaatttttatcaaatttggGGCTACATTTTGAGTTCTATTAAATCagattctatatatttttaagtttctttttaaaataataataatattattattattatatgggATAGATGaggatttttctcaaaattcttgaggaaataaatattttctaaatttttaaaaaatattaaataagatggttctttaaaaaattatttaatatttaaaaaatattaaatattatatgggatagattttttttttggggtttttttttttgttggggggggggggggggcgattCTAACACTGTACCACGTCGAAAATGATAGTCATACCAAGTGATatcagcaaataaataaaagatatgcCATGGTTGAGTATTTAATTAACAAGAGTGAAATGTGACATATAAACAGGGATTTTACTGTTCATATATTCCATATGTTTATCATTTATGatatatgtatgatatgtatgcaTAAGATCGAGAAGTTAATTtccattaatatttatttatctctATAAAATTGTAGCTGTTTTTGGATTGTAACTAACTAGCTAGGTCATGAAACTACATGAGTAGTACTGTCGTGGATAAACCTCGTGAACTGAGCAGGTTTGGATATCTATGACGACTTCTTCGACCCCTCGTACACGATCCGTAAGTAACTCAACtaattcatgttttttttaatcctttttcttaattttgattagtttaataaatagcatatgttatatattttgtcATCTGAATAAGAAATCATTGTTTTATTGTCTGACTTAGAAACAAGTTTCAACAcctaaattaaataaacttgaTTCAAAACCAATCGAAACCACCCCATTGCTACCcctaaaagttgaaaaaaggaGATGAACGATACTAGAAAAAATCGTCACTAGTTGGAATTTAGTCTacatatcatgtatatatagatatgtagATAGGGTAATTAATTTACTAAAATATTAAAGTTTTCACCCCcaaactttcattttttttattttttatagttttagcCCCAATTAATGGATTCTGATTTAGCACTTGCctgataaaattattatttatgcaGCTAGGTTAGAGAAATTAAGCATCcatcttaataattaattaactagGAAGGTGATGATGATTCAGAGTcatattgttttatattaaatgtttgATGAATTAGAGAAGCTCGGCAATTAGCAGGCGGGATCATAAATTTCAATCATGGCAGGTAGGTAGCAAGGTAGACAGTGACTTGCGTCGACTAAACTGCTACATGGTGAACATgatgatgcatgcatgcgtcGATCTGTCTCTCTAAAACCACAAATTCCAGCCAACAGTACTCTTAATTAATctctcaatttttaatttacattcatttgttattattaattGGCGTCggcaggcatgcatgcatgattagTACATCTATTAAATTACTACTcatcatgatgatgatcatcttCTCgtcttatattttatcttttttaattacACAAGAAGTAATGATCTATTATGTCTAATTAAGTGGTttcatatttctatatatatacacacattaaCACAATGAAAAACCAGTACTTAAAATGTAATACATCAACTGATATGATTGAGGATAATGATCATGAAAATCGACATTTCtcttaatttactatatatcaTTCAATATTGAGTTGTttgattttcaatatatattattgtaattaagaaaaaagaatatttataatgagttatttgtcatcatcaaaatgattatttcttactctatatatattgaataattatattattacaaAAAGCAAAAAGTTGGTAAGGAAACAAAGTTTTGcagacatatatatatggaagtaCCTAACCCcacgtaatatatatatatatatatatatatagtactgctATATATAAAGAGTGCATgaataaaacacaaaatggtCATGGTAATTAAACATGCATGATGTTCTAGAAGGCAGGCCTGCAGGCGGCAAGGGTTCCGAATTACGTACGTACGAGCAGACCAAATATATGTGCGTGCCAAGCCAAGCTAACTCCATCTAAGCCAATTGATGTTGTTGTAGTACGTACTAACCACCGATCTATCGAGTTTATCTATCCTTTTCAGAACAAATGgctcagtatatatatatagatatatatatatatatagtattagctACTTCAAGCCTGCATGTAATTATTAAGGACGTACTACATTCTTACAGTACGTACGTGTCGTATATGTACGAATAAATTAAGGAGCCATGAGATTaatacattataaaaaaaaatagacttttACGATCgatttatagcaacgaaaagattattaacaattaaaattagttgttaatagtcttttcgttactATAAATCAatcataaaaatctatttttcttataataatacTACGTACCAACCTCTAATAATGCAATATGCATGGCTGGCAGATCAATTAATGGGAGGCAAGAAATACAAAAGCTATATATCTTGCAATGAAGCTAGCTATAAgctatattaacatatatatgctTAAGTTTTCTTCCTTCTACCAAGTCAAATTGTTAAACCAACCTGCActgtatattaattttaagggTTGACAGACTTTTCTTCTAATAAAATTGGTGGAAACTTCTTCAATTTGTCCTTTTTATATTATGTGCAGATAAACAATATACTCTCGagctgttttatttttttattttttatttttaaagtaaagaATTCATAACTGTACGTATATACAAATATTAAACGAGATTTTATATGCCGATGTGtttgatctttttattttatttttatttttatttttttattaatcttgtTTTATCCTTATGAGAGCTACAACGAAAAAGAACTACATTCGAAAAGTTACTGACCATTTTGTAATTATCTGTGTTTTACTAATTGGCCAATGATCACATAGTACTTTTTTTGGCACTTGCGTGTCGTTTTATATTGATTTCACCCCGCGTATTGAAAGGCCACCAAACTAAATAAAGTGTACGTTTTCCAAAACCCAAAACGATAGAACGGAGAATCCCGAAGATCAACCTCATCAAGTGTTCTAGGCTTCTAGCTAGCTCCAAAGAcccaaaaagacaaaaaaggaCAATTTTCGAACCAACATGACTTTCATATAAGGCCAAAGATGCATATATGTTAGATATGGTAGAAAA
This is a stretch of genomic DNA from Carya illinoinensis cultivar Pawnee chromosome 3, C.illinoinensisPawnee_v1, whole genome shotgun sequence. It encodes these proteins:
- the LOC122304238 gene encoding 2Fe-2S ferredoxin isoform X1 codes for the protein MFIPKLSRRLGVCILRELSRAKSTPMRAGYVQRPYSQYLQPLTGTNIFRGAIFQKHYHFSTTTTDNASKEGSEGKEKISVTFVDKDGEEKHIKVPIGMSMLEAAHENDIELEGACEGSLACSTCHVIVMDMEQYNKLEDPTDEENDMLDLAFGLTETSRLGCQVIAKPELDGIRLAIPRATRNFAVDGFVPKPH
- the LOC122304238 gene encoding adrenodoxin-like protein 2, mitochondrial isoform X2; translation: MRAGYVQRPYSQYLQPLTGTNIFRGAIFQKHYHFSTTTTDNASKEGSEGKEKISVTFVDKDGEEKHIKVPIGMSMLEAAHENDIELEGACEGSLACSTCHVIVMDMEQYNKLEDPTDEENDMLDLAFGLTETSRLGCQVIAKPELDGIRLAIPRATRNFAVDGFVPKPH